The following are from one region of the Takifugu rubripes chromosome 16, fTakRub1.2, whole genome shotgun sequence genome:
- the LOC101069386 gene encoding leucine-rich repeat transmembrane protein FLRT2 — MEFLAGPWNKDWASFVQFWLTVTLSLQMQFSSGASCPQVCRCDNMFVYCNERSLTSVPLGIQEGYKILFLHNNQINNAGFPMELHNLASVETVYLYGNQLDEFPINLPKNTRVLHLQENNIQTISRAALAQLTRLEELHLDDNSISTVGVEEGAFREAVSLKLLFLTKNHLSSVPIGLPEDLKELRLDENRIAVIAEEAFQNVTRLQRLVLDGNLLTDEGIAPGTFQDLVNLHELALARNSLTFPPPLLPTQALIKLSLQENQIDQIPVAAFADLNRLEKLDISSNQLQSLTQGVFDSLSSLRHLMVRNNPWRCDCSVKWVVVWLKSLPTSINARGFVCQSPEKVRGMAIRELTLDIIECPVGSDSPPWPTLRSTPPPPPTTVPLTTTTSTLMTTPIPYYFESSSPPAPPEHKNPLGPLPPYKDPLQISFHVVNSTNIEVSWVSYFTVTAYKVTWVKRGQSQINEGMRERTVSGDQRQISLTSLEPRSVYRICVHMLDTLNSYRPGEDTLCSEARTKAPGREQAPQEGINSTLLMAGIIGGAVLLVLVTLLSLFCWYMHRKSRSSSTKWKYNRGRRKDDYCEAGTKKDNSILEMTETSFQIVALNNEQLLKGDFRIQPIYTPNGGIGFRDCPLSKNSIAYCKSSNVPSTEFCHT; from the coding sequence ATGGAGTTTCTTGCCGGACCTTGGAATAAAGATTGGGCTTCATTCGTACAATTCTGGTTAACTGTCACGCTGAGCCTCCAGATGCAGTTCAGCTCGGGCGCCTCGTGCCCACAGGTGTGTCGTTGTGACAACATGTTTGTGTACTGCAATGAACGCAGCCTGACATCAGTGCCTCTGGGGATACAGGAGGGCTACAAGATCCTCTTTCTGCATAACAACCAGATAAACAATGCCGGGTTCCCCATGGAACTCCACAATCTGGCCTCCGTGGAGACTGTGTACCTTTACGGTAACCAGCTGGACGAGTTCCCCATCAACCTGCCCAAGAACACGCGGGTCCTGCATCTCCAAGAGAACAACATCCAGACCATCTCCAGGGCGGCCCTGGCCCAGCTGACaagactggaggagctgcacctGGATGATAACTCCATCTCTACAGTGGGGGTGGAGGAAGGGGCCTTCAGAGAGGCAGTGAGCCTCAAACTGCTCTTCCTCACCAAGAACCACTTGAGCAGCGTTCCCATCGGCCTTCCCGAGGACCTGAAGGAACTGCGATTGGACGAGAACCGCATTGCTGTCATTGCAGAGGAGGCCTTTCAGAATGTGACGCGCCTGCAGCGCCTCGTGTTGGACGGGAACCTGCTGACAGATGAGGGCATTGCACCAGGGACCTTCCAGGACCTGGTTAACCTCCACGAGCTCGCCCTGGCCCGGAACTCGCTCACCTTCCCTCCCCCGCTCCTGCCCACCCAGGCACTGATCAAACTCAGCCTGCAAGAGAACCAGATTGACCAGATCCCTGTGGCAGCCTTCGCTGACCTAAATAGGTTGGAAAAATTGGATATCTCGAGCAACCAGCTCCAGAGTCTTACACAGGGTGTGTTTGACAGTTTGTCAAGCCTGAGGCACCTCATGGTCCGAAATAACCCCTGGCGGTGTGACTGTTCTGTGAAGTGGGTGGTGGTCTGGCTCAAGTCCTTGCCCACGTCCATCAATGCCCGAGGGTTCGTCTGTCAGAGTCCAGAGAAGGTCCGTGGCATGGCGATCAGGGAGCTCACCTTGGATATCATAGAGTGCCCTGTTGGGAGTGACTCGCCACCGTGGCCCACTCTGCGCTCgacaccccctcccccgcccacGACCGTGCCCCTCACCACCACGACGTCCACCCTCATGACCACCCCTATCCCCTACTACTTTGAGTCGTCCTCCCCTCCGGCACCCCCTGAGCATAAGAACCCTCTGggacccctccctccctacaaGGATCCCCTTCAGATCTCCTTCCATGTGGTGAATTCCACCAACATCGAGGTGAGCTGGGTTTCCTACTTCACCGTCACAGCCTACAAAGTCACCTGGGTGAAACGAGGCCAAAGCCAAATAAACGAAGGTATGAGAGAGCGGACGGTGAGCGGGGACCAGCGACAGATCAGCCTTACCAGCCTGGAGCCCCGGTCTGTGTATCGGATCTGCGTGCACATGCTGGACACTCTAAACTCCTACAGGCCAGGGGAGGATACTCTGTGCTCtgaggccaggaccaaggctcCTGGCAGGGAGCAAGCTCCTCAGGAGGGTATCAACTCCACGCTGCTAATGGCTGGAATCATAGGAGGGGCCGTGCTGCTCGTCCTGGTAACTCTGCTGAGCCTGTTCTGCTGGTACATGCACAGGAAGAGCCGGTCGTCTTCGACCAAGTGGAAATACAACCGCGGCAGGAGAAAAGACGACTACTGCGAGGCTGGAACCAAGAAGGATAACTCCATTCTTGAGATGACTGAGACCAGTTTCCAGATAGTGGCGCTGAACAATGAGCAGCTGCTCAAGGGCGACTTCAGGATCCAGCCCATCTACACGCCCAACGGGGGCATCGGCTTTAGAGACTGCCCCCTCAGCAAAAACAGCATAGCCTACTGCAAGAGCAGCAACGTGCCCAGTACAGAGTTCTGCCACACGTGA